From the genome of Penaeus chinensis breed Huanghai No. 1 chromosome 37, ASM1920278v2, whole genome shotgun sequence, one region includes:
- the LOC125045223 gene encoding putative neural-cadherin 2 → MQNVDSGCVAAGTCQNTSCPVPLTCSASWGRSICSCGPGTQYVDDTCEDVDECLWNPCLHGGSCLNAKPGFLCICGPGHSGHHCQWTNRDSAAHPYTMQLIIIALTLSVIFVVVVGLVVSIRLRYSSLTRSKRKQSSNEVERQKERINEEEYKMVERTACTKAKSGHQASLKCLTVMLPPEQLTVENKEPESPSLAESPAGKPPLFVIPKDDLRAYAYEGEGSSSGSLSSATSSSHRGESSDEAPHTALAPGFLDVIDLLKNLPDASKSPIFDTSRQRNRSCLPVQEVGKHPQADENYDSINPASVAASSHVTSECGNV, encoded by the exons ATGCAAAATGTAGACTCAGGCTGTGTAGCGGCCGGTACCTGCCAGAACACCAGCTGCCCAGTTCCACTCACTTGCTCTGCCTCATGGGGACGAAGTATATGCAG tTGTGGGCCGGGGACGCAGTATGTTGACGATACCTGCGAGGACGTGGACGAATGCCTGTGGAACCCCTGTCTGCATGGAGGATCGTGTTTGAACGCAAAGCCCGGTTTTCTCTGTATATGCGGACCGGGCCACTCCGGCCATCACTGTCAGTGGACCAACCGAGACTCTGCGGCTCATCCGTATACAATGCAATTAATCATAATAGCACTGACGCTATCTGTTATTTTTGTAG TGGTGGTTGGTTTGGTCGTTTCCATACGTCTGCGTTACTCCTCGCTTACTCGGTCGAAGAGAAAGCAGTCTAGTAACgaagtagagagacagaaggagaggataaATGAAGAAGAGTACAAAATGGTCGAAAGAACAGCCTGTACGAAAGCGAAATCGGGGCATCAAGCGTCTTTAAAATGTCTCACGGTCATGTTGCCTCCGGAGCAGCTCACTGTGGAGAATAAAg AGCCCGAGAGCCCATCGCTGGCCGAATCTCCAGCAGGAAAGCCGCCCCTTTTCGTTATACCGAAGGACGACCTCCGTGCTTACGCTTACGAGGGCGAAGGCTCGTCCTCCGGATCGCTCTCGTCAGCCACTTCGTCAA GTCACCGAGGAGAGAGTAGTGACGAAGCTCCGCACACAGCACTAGCACCGGGCTTTCTAGATGTCATAGATCTATTGAAAAATCTACCTGACGCTTCAAAGTCACCCATATTTGATACATCAAGGCAGAGGAACCGGTCTTGCTTACCAGTGCAAGAAGTGGGCAAGCATCCTCAAGcagatgaaaattatgattcaATTAATCCAGCTTCGGTAGCAGCTAGTTCTCACGTGACTAGTGAATGTGGAAATGTTTGA